A single region of the Myxococcales bacterium genome encodes:
- the queA gene encoding tRNA preQ1(34) S-adenosylmethionine ribosyltransferase-isomerase QueA, whose product MDASELDYELPPGHIAQSPLRDRHLARLLLLNTSDGAMSHATVGDLPHLIKPALFVVNNTRVFPARLLGHKTKTGGKVELLLVERDGDVGTSEEWRAYGKASQGFAPGMELSFPQPLHAKVMAVHQNGLLTVRLAADRPIMETLQDVGMLPLPGYIRRAPTLQDAERYQTVFAKESGAVAAPTAGLHFDHALLDQIAACGHQVAEVTLHVGIGTFAPLRTSRLEDHHMHAEHFSISKSTATRIREAKAALRPVVAVGTTVARTLESVAAANDCFPASSGQTTLFVYPPFQFRCVDVLMTNFHLPRSTLLAMVMAFGGKEQVKAAYRAAVQKNYRFFSYGDAMLLCPGKWQRRQT is encoded by the coding sequence ATGGATGCATCTGAACTCGACTACGAATTGCCGCCTGGGCACATTGCCCAGTCTCCGCTCAGAGATCGGCACCTCGCGCGCCTGCTGCTGTTAAATACGAGCGACGGGGCGATGTCTCATGCCACGGTCGGGGACTTGCCCCACCTTATTAAACCAGCGCTATTTGTGGTGAACAACACGCGCGTCTTTCCAGCCCGTCTGTTGGGGCATAAGACCAAGACCGGCGGGAAGGTGGAGCTGTTGCTCGTGGAACGCGATGGCGATGTCGGAACGAGCGAAGAGTGGCGAGCCTACGGCAAGGCCTCGCAGGGGTTTGCCCCTGGGATGGAGCTGTCGTTTCCTCAACCGCTCCACGCCAAGGTCATGGCGGTCCATCAGAACGGATTGTTGACAGTACGATTGGCGGCCGACCGGCCCATCATGGAGACGCTACAAGACGTGGGAATGCTGCCATTGCCGGGCTACATTCGTCGCGCTCCTACGCTGCAGGATGCCGAGCGCTATCAAACCGTGTTTGCAAAAGAATCGGGTGCCGTAGCCGCACCCACGGCGGGATTGCATTTTGACCATGCGCTGTTGGATCAGATAGCAGCATGCGGTCACCAGGTGGCGGAGGTGACGCTTCACGTAGGCATAGGGACGTTTGCGCCCCTGCGCACCTCTCGTCTTGAGGATCATCACATGCATGCCGAACATTTCTCCATCTCTAAATCCACTGCAACACGGATTCGCGAGGCAAAGGCTGCGCTGCGACCTGTGGTGGCCGTCGGGACGACGGTGGCGCGAACATTGGAGAGCGTGGCGGCAGCAAATGACTGCTTCCCTGCTTCATCCGGACAGACAACGCTGTTTGTGTATCCACCCTTTCAGTTTCGTTGTGTGGATGTCTTAATGACGAACTTCCATCTCCCCCGATCGACACTGCTGGCAATGGTGATGGCGTTTGGCGGGAAAGAACAAGTCAAGGCCGCCTACCGCGCAGCTGTGCAGAAGAACTATCGCTTTTTTAGTTATGGCGATGCAATGTTGCTATGTCCGGGCAAGTGGCAAAGAAGGCAGACGTGA
- a CDS encoding trypsin-like serine protease: MYRLINLTIIFLCITGVSGCSTVVDESALADGSDAIRGGTDAGPNEFPYFVQFVLAGYKEVTPLCGGVLIDPRHALTAAHCFDMMRYDGSLNLDKIKRDIMAVLGVQTRAEAVNFSGSANVLPLGIEHVYIPESYRVIGVGQQEYHFHDLALVRLRPLAHGKPPIAWGAVNPTAPLTYAGLGWQADPKSEQLRQHFGEWIRGDYHVIPQYPAQLQKATSQILTGPDCDGARTPPDTNLLDTSRLCMDVSVSSPDYGDSGGPVIQIVDGTPRLVGILQGSAGQFTGLGGVGTRTFTLGLAINVEAYRDWITLTLVHSYQGR, encoded by the coding sequence ATGTATCGTCTTATCAATCTCACCATCATCTTCTTGTGTATCACGGGAGTCTCTGGATGTTCGACTGTTGTCGACGAATCAGCTCTGGCTGACGGCAGCGATGCCATTCGCGGCGGCACCGATGCAGGCCCCAACGAGTTTCCTTACTTCGTGCAGTTCGTATTGGCGGGCTATAAGGAAGTGACGCCATTATGCGGCGGGGTTCTGATCGACCCACGGCACGCGCTTACGGCCGCACACTGCTTCGATATGATGCGCTATGATGGCTCGCTCAATCTCGACAAAATTAAGCGAGACATCATGGCAGTGTTGGGTGTGCAAACCCGCGCTGAAGCGGTAAATTTTTCGGGATCTGCCAACGTGCTGCCCCTCGGCATAGAGCACGTGTACATTCCTGAGTCCTATCGCGTGATTGGGGTGGGACAGCAGGAATACCATTTCCATGACCTGGCGCTGGTACGACTGAGGCCGCTGGCACATGGCAAGCCGCCGATTGCCTGGGGTGCGGTCAATCCTACCGCGCCGCTGACCTATGCGGGGCTCGGCTGGCAGGCCGACCCCAAGAGCGAGCAACTTCGGCAGCACTTTGGCGAATGGATCCGCGGCGACTACCATGTCATTCCGCAGTATCCGGCACAGCTTCAAAAAGCCACCTCGCAAATACTCACGGGCCCGGATTGTGATGGCGCCAGGACTCCACCCGATACAAACCTTTTGGATACCAGCCGCCTGTGTATGGACGTCTCGGTTTCATCGCCAGATTATGGCGACAGTGGTGGTCCTGTCATCCAGATCGTGGATGGTACTCCTCGCTTGGTGGGGATACTCCAGGGCAGTGCGGGTCAGTTTACTGGCTTAGGCGGCGTCGGGACGCGCACATTCACCCTTGGGTTGGCCATTAATGTTGAGGCCTATCGCGATTGGATCACGTTGACACTCGTGCATTCGTACCAGGGCCGATGA
- a CDS encoding chloride channel protein, with translation MEVRWIDHVLPPDRAQRIGRLILLCALVGVVTGLGAVAFDWSVQFGKHVLMDGVAGYRPAVPAGDAGRFGETNQPFRPWVLFLLPVLGGFVGGLIIYWFAPEAEGHGTDAAIDAYHNRQGAIRPRVPPIKALASAITLATGGSAGREGPIAHIGAGFGSIVGRVLRLGVEERRLLMVAGLAAGIGAIFRSPLAAALFAAEVLYREMDMEFEVIVPAVIASIVAYSVFTIPFGADPLFSTPSYVFESPLELFPYLLLALAVAAGAKVYVRFFYRVHTFFKAMKVPTFVKPVMGGAVVGSFAFFLPEALGSGYGIVQDAINQTVTLKLLGLVVLGKIVTTAFTVGSGQSGGVFGPSMVIGAAIGGVVGRLCDTYMPGLSAPEGAFVVVGMAGFFAAAANTPISTIIMVSEITGSYQLLVPTMWVCIIAFMLVRRSTLYRGQVDRRSASPVHLHDMLSDVLARYSVRDALGDPEHERAITVESDLPLPAALSRLGSSRHAILPVVDANARLVGVINAARIRQMTPPDAEGRELVAADIMEGAIPYVVMGDNLYSAMHKMVTSHKEEIVVVDDADPTRVVGTLSRSDLIATYDHQLSRSDEEPLSKGTVHVANEQPL, from the coding sequence ATGGAAGTGCGATGGATCGATCACGTTCTGCCTCCGGACCGCGCACAGCGCATCGGACGATTGATATTGCTATGCGCATTGGTAGGCGTCGTTACGGGGCTCGGCGCCGTTGCGTTTGACTGGTCGGTTCAGTTTGGAAAGCATGTTCTCATGGATGGCGTAGCGGGGTATCGGCCCGCGGTGCCAGCAGGGGACGCCGGGCGCTTCGGCGAGACCAACCAGCCTTTTCGTCCATGGGTATTGTTTTTGTTGCCCGTATTAGGTGGATTCGTAGGCGGGCTCATTATTTATTGGTTCGCGCCAGAAGCAGAAGGACACGGTACCGACGCTGCCATCGATGCGTACCATAACCGTCAGGGCGCGATTCGGCCTCGTGTGCCGCCCATCAAAGCTCTAGCCTCCGCAATCACCTTGGCGACCGGCGGATCGGCGGGGCGTGAAGGACCCATCGCGCACATTGGTGCAGGTTTTGGATCCATCGTTGGCAGAGTGCTCCGGCTCGGAGTCGAGGAACGGCGCCTCTTGATGGTGGCAGGTCTGGCAGCGGGCATCGGGGCGATTTTCAGATCCCCGCTTGCCGCGGCACTGTTCGCCGCAGAGGTGCTCTATCGAGAGATGGACATGGAGTTTGAGGTCATCGTGCCGGCCGTGATTGCGTCTATCGTTGCGTATAGTGTGTTCACGATTCCGTTTGGTGCAGATCCGTTGTTCAGCACCCCATCGTATGTTTTTGAAAGCCCGCTGGAGTTGTTCCCTTATTTGCTGCTGGCTTTGGCCGTGGCCGCGGGCGCCAAGGTGTATGTCCGATTCTTTTATCGCGTACATACCTTCTTTAAGGCGATGAAAGTGCCGACGTTTGTTAAACCCGTGATGGGTGGCGCCGTGGTCGGTAGCTTTGCGTTCTTTTTGCCCGAAGCATTGGGCAGTGGATATGGCATCGTGCAAGATGCCATCAACCAAACGGTCACTTTAAAGCTTTTAGGCCTGGTCGTCCTCGGCAAAATTGTTACGACTGCGTTTACGGTGGGTTCAGGGCAAAGTGGCGGCGTTTTTGGCCCAAGCATGGTCATCGGGGCAGCCATCGGAGGCGTGGTGGGAAGACTGTGCGACACGTACATGCCGGGACTGAGCGCGCCAGAGGGGGCGTTTGTGGTGGTGGGCATGGCGGGGTTCTTTGCCGCGGCCGCGAACACGCCTATCTCTACCATCATCATGGTAAGCGAGATTACGGGGAGTTATCAGCTCTTGGTCCCCACGATGTGGGTATGTATCATCGCGTTTATGTTGGTGCGTCGATCGACGCTCTACCGCGGACAAGTCGATCGGCGTTCCGCATCACCGGTGCATCTCCATGATATGCTAAGTGATGTTCTGGCGCGTTACTCGGTGAGAGATGCGCTGGGAGATCCGGAGCATGAGCGCGCGATTACTGTTGAAAGTGACCTACCGCTGCCTGCAGCACTAAGCCGGCTCGGATCGTCCAGGCACGCCATTTTGCCCGTGGTCGACGCGAATGCTCGGCTCGTCGGCGTGATCAACGCGGCTCGGATCCGGCAGATGACGCCACCGGATGCTGAAGGACGCGAGCTTGTGGCCGCAGATATTATGGAAGGGGCCATACCGTACGTCGTGATGGGAGATAACTTGTATTCGGCCATGCATAAAATGGTCACAAGTCACAAGGAAGAGATTGTGGTGGTGGACGATGCGGATCCCACACGCGTCGTCGGCACCCTAAGCCGCAGTGATCTCATTGCCACTTACGACCACCAACTGAGCCGCAGCGACGAAGAGCCCTTGTCGAAAGGAACGGTCCATGTGGCCAATGAGCAGCCCCTCTAG
- the tgt gene encoding tRNA guanosine(34) transglycosylase Tgt: MSGQVAKKADVTQQALHFEIVGVDQNARLGRISTAHGVVETPAFMPVGTLATVKSLAPHEVAETGARMILANTYHLWLRPGADCIASLGGVQKFMAWPHAVLTDSGGYQVYSLAKLRKISDDGVSFRSHLSGELKFLTPEIALHVQGRLGSDIAMVLDECPPANAARPLIETAMRRTTAWAKRSLDVPDVPGQARFGIVQGGTHLDLRSAHLDEIAAMPFAGLALGGFSVGEPPEKMHELLDQLAFRMPQERPRYLMGVGTPKDLLMGVMAGIDMFDCVLPTRNGRNGQAFTSHGPLNLKNARHREDSSPIDACCECSVCHTFSRAYVRHLFHAHEMLGPRLISQHNLHFYGALMAGARRAIATRAYGRYVQDTLARLEGPN; the protein is encoded by the coding sequence ATGTCCGGGCAAGTGGCAAAGAAGGCAGACGTGACCCAGCAGGCATTGCATTTTGAGATAGTCGGTGTGGATCAAAACGCGAGGCTAGGCCGCATCAGCACAGCCCACGGCGTGGTGGAAACGCCAGCGTTCATGCCGGTGGGCACCTTGGCAACCGTGAAATCGCTGGCGCCCCACGAAGTCGCTGAAACCGGTGCGCGCATGATATTGGCCAACACCTATCATCTGTGGCTCCGGCCCGGGGCGGACTGCATCGCCAGCTTGGGAGGCGTCCAAAAATTCATGGCCTGGCCGCATGCGGTTTTGACGGACAGCGGTGGCTATCAAGTGTATTCGCTGGCAAAGCTTAGAAAAATCAGCGACGACGGAGTGAGCTTTCGTTCTCATCTGAGCGGGGAGCTGAAGTTCCTCACGCCTGAAATTGCCCTGCATGTGCAGGGTCGTTTGGGGTCGGACATCGCAATGGTGCTCGATGAATGCCCACCTGCCAACGCAGCTCGGCCCCTCATTGAAACCGCCATGCGGCGAACAACTGCATGGGCCAAGAGAAGTCTTGATGTCCCTGACGTGCCCGGGCAGGCCCGCTTTGGCATTGTGCAGGGAGGCACCCATCTCGACCTCAGATCGGCTCACTTGGATGAGATTGCGGCCATGCCCTTTGCGGGTCTTGCGCTTGGCGGTTTTAGTGTCGGAGAACCGCCTGAAAAGATGCATGAACTGCTTGATCAGCTCGCCTTTCGCATGCCACAGGAGCGGCCGAGGTACCTCATGGGTGTGGGAACACCCAAAGATCTGCTCATGGGCGTTATGGCAGGGATTGATATGTTTGACTGCGTCCTTCCCACCCGCAATGGCCGCAATGGCCAGGCTTTTACTTCACACGGGCCATTGAATCTCAAAAACGCGCGTCACCGCGAGGATTCTTCGCCCATTGATGCATGTTGCGAGTGCTCGGTCTGTCACACCTTCAGCCGAGCGTACGTGCGGCATCTGTTTCATGCACATGAAATGTTGGGGCCCCGATTGATCAGTCAACACAATCTTCACTTTTATGGCGCGCTGATGGCGGGCGCCCGTCGGGCGATTGCCACACGCGCGTACGGTCGTTACGTTCAAGACACGTTGGCGCGACTAGAGGGACCAAACTAG
- a CDS encoding VCBS repeat-containing protein, which yields MDGRRIRRLLFVCSIFAMSCGGSKAEDPRDGGIRSDADADTDVPSEPCEALPVPTGTVTPKWTYLLPSRDCGGHTDCHYGSPTIANVDGEVGTKEVIAVSNLGGVYALRADGTELWHKDVALAMQQPAGSQVISASAAVADLDGDGAVEIVVATGGNDKTQCQRGSVIVYSHAGDLKPGWPQYTREAGIEPADCPEAIFGAPALGDLDGDGDLEITAASFDKRLYAWHHDGSALLGFPPQSAYDAAGDDNHFRDTVWSAPVLGDLNGDRQLDIVIGTDEGNLESNPVGGGSWHCPYALPTGWTTGYCGGSVYAFDAQGQRLPGFPRYVLDTVFATPALADMDDDGDLEIFHGVGGFYYDTSSDKPTDGFRIYGRDHQGNELPGWEGGKITIGTTQAGTAIGDIAGDSAPEIIALATERTEDNSRVGHVYAYHLDGSLVPGFPIVARDATGKSSGFHVGKAPVLVDYDCDKKMEIMIPVSWTVAIIDGDATQISSTSSTDGKPSYVPGLLLNTPSVGDLDGDGIAELVVSNSKVSTFELPVKHPHADWPTLKQNARRTGRR from the coding sequence ATGGATGGTCGTCGCATACGCAGGCTGCTTTTTGTATGCAGCATTTTTGCTATGAGCTGCGGCGGCAGTAAAGCCGAGGACCCGAGAGACGGCGGCATTCGTAGCGACGCGGACGCGGATACCGACGTTCCTTCGGAACCATGTGAGGCATTGCCCGTCCCCACGGGGACTGTCACACCCAAGTGGACCTACTTGCTACCAAGCCGGGACTGTGGTGGTCACACCGACTGTCATTACGGCTCCCCCACCATTGCAAACGTCGATGGCGAAGTGGGTACCAAGGAAGTGATCGCGGTCAGCAATCTCGGTGGCGTGTATGCGCTACGCGCCGACGGAACAGAGCTTTGGCACAAAGATGTCGCTTTGGCGATGCAGCAGCCCGCCGGTTCCCAAGTGATAAGCGCCTCGGCTGCCGTTGCAGATCTTGATGGGGATGGCGCAGTCGAAATCGTTGTCGCCACCGGGGGCAATGACAAGACGCAATGCCAGAGGGGCAGTGTCATCGTGTATTCTCACGCAGGCGACCTCAAACCAGGCTGGCCCCAATACACGCGCGAGGCTGGCATTGAACCCGCTGATTGCCCCGAAGCCATTTTTGGCGCGCCGGCGCTGGGCGACCTGGACGGCGATGGTGATCTTGAAATTACGGCGGCCTCATTTGATAAGCGGCTCTACGCGTGGCATCATGATGGCTCAGCGCTCTTGGGTTTTCCTCCTCAAAGCGCGTATGACGCAGCCGGCGACGACAACCATTTTCGGGATACTGTCTGGAGCGCGCCGGTGCTCGGCGATTTAAATGGCGACAGACAGCTCGACATCGTCATCGGGACCGATGAGGGCAACCTCGAGAGTAATCCTGTGGGCGGTGGCTCCTGGCACTGCCCTTATGCGCTGCCCACCGGCTGGACAACAGGTTATTGCGGCGGCTCCGTCTATGCCTTCGATGCTCAGGGCCAACGGCTGCCTGGCTTTCCCCGATATGTGCTCGACACCGTGTTTGCTACCCCGGCCCTCGCCGACATGGACGATGATGGCGATCTTGAGATCTTCCACGGCGTGGGGGGCTTCTACTACGATACGTCCTCAGACAAGCCCACAGATGGGTTCCGAATCTATGGCCGTGATCATCAGGGCAATGAGTTGCCCGGGTGGGAAGGAGGGAAGATCACGATAGGAACCACACAGGCGGGCACCGCGATTGGTGACATCGCGGGTGATTCAGCGCCCGAGATCATCGCGCTCGCGACCGAAAGGACCGAGGATAACTCGCGTGTGGGCCACGTCTACGCATATCATCTCGATGGTTCGCTGGTGCCGGGCTTTCCCATAGTGGCACGTGATGCGACCGGCAAAAGTTCCGGCTTCCATGTCGGGAAAGCCCCGGTGCTCGTGGACTACGACTGCGATAAAAAAATGGAGATCATGATTCCCGTGAGCTGGACGGTGGCTATCATCGATGGCGATGCAACCCAGATCAGCTCCACGTCGTCGACGGATGGGAAACCTTCCTACGTCCCCGGCCTTCTCCTCAACACCCCCTCAGTGGGTGATCTCGACGGAGATGGGATCGCCGAGCTTGTGGTCTCCAACAGTAAAGTCTCGACCTTTGAACTTCCGGTCAAGCACCCTCACGCTGACTGGCCCACCCTAAAGCAAAACGCCCGCAGGACAGGCCGCCGATAA
- a CDS encoding transposase has product MARPTRLHCTSPGVPNHVVLRGNNRRNLFSYSNDRQQFLRLLIRYSKLHACAFHNIALLTNHVHLVVTPQTVEGLSSCIKSISQSYAQYRNGRRKSTGKLFEQRFWSKPMKSDAQMMVVSAYVDLNPIVAGLPNSQRGWTTLGIHSGEGTMGHIPEAAWSPSPWYLALGENPATRAHAYCLWLATYQTRGLETPEEAARVVSSETDRRRVERPDRSSAR; this is encoded by the coding sequence ATGGCGCGGCCGACACGTTTGCATTGTACAAGTCCTGGCGTACCGAACCATGTGGTACTGCGTGGCAACAATCGAAGAAATCTTTTCTCATACAGCAATGACAGACAACAGTTTCTTCGTCTTTTGATCAGGTACAGCAAGCTGCACGCGTGCGCTTTTCACAATATAGCCCTTCTGACGAATCACGTGCACCTAGTGGTGACTCCTCAGACTGTAGAAGGCTTAAGCTCATGTATAAAAAGCATCTCGCAATCCTATGCGCAGTACAGGAACGGACGCCGCAAGAGCACCGGAAAGCTTTTCGAGCAACGTTTTTGGTCTAAACCCATGAAAAGCGATGCTCAGATGATGGTGGTAAGCGCTTACGTAGATTTAAATCCCATCGTTGCGGGGCTGCCGAATTCACAACGGGGGTGGACGACATTGGGGATTCATAGCGGCGAGGGCACGATGGGACACATTCCAGAGGCAGCATGGTCCCCGAGCCCCTGGTATTTAGCGCTTGGAGAGAATCCCGCGACACGTGCGCACGCATATTGCTTGTGGTTGGCGACATATCAAACCCGCGGACTAGAAACGCCAGAGGAAGCAGCGCGTGTGGTGTCTAGCGAAACTGACCGCCGTAGAGTGGAGCGCCCCGATCGTTCATCAGCCCGGTAG
- the pckA gene encoding phosphoenolpyruvate carboxykinase (ATP): MQFDLSSYRIHVKKVSRNASPAVLYEEALRNELGSTIAENGALIAYSGAKTGRSPSDKRILDHPESSDDVWWGDVNIRLEERTFEINRERAVDYLNICDRLFVVDGFAGWDARYRKKIRIICERAYHALFMQNMLIRPTQKELDEFGEPEYVIFNAGRFPANRFTEGMTSQTSVDLSFERGEAVILGTEYAGEMKKGVFTVMNYFMPKQDVLSMHCSANEGEGGDVSIFFGLSGTGKTTLSADPARKLIGDDEHCWSEDGVFNIEGGCYAKVIDLSEETEPEIYRAIRFGSILENVVFDPETHRVDYTDTSITQNTRCAYPIEFIPNAKIPCVGGHPTNVIFLTCDAFSVLPPVSRLTPAQAMYHFMSGYTAKVAGTEVGVTEPEATFSACFGAPFMVWHPAKYAELLAKRIRTHSTQVWMVNTGWSGGPYGVGKRISIKHTRAIIDGIHTGALLKGGTSEDPVFGFAVPESCPGVPKEVLQPKNTWASAAEYDAAAQRLSSAFHKNFKKYEADSSAEIRKAAPRT; the protein is encoded by the coding sequence ATGCAATTCGATCTGAGCAGCTATCGAATCCATGTAAAAAAAGTGAGTCGCAACGCATCGCCTGCCGTGCTCTACGAAGAGGCCTTGCGAAACGAACTTGGTTCGACCATTGCCGAAAACGGGGCACTGATCGCGTACTCGGGGGCCAAAACCGGGCGGAGCCCGAGCGACAAGCGTATCTTGGACCATCCAGAGAGCTCCGACGATGTGTGGTGGGGCGATGTGAACATTCGGCTTGAAGAGCGCACGTTTGAGATCAATCGCGAGCGCGCTGTCGACTATTTGAATATTTGTGATCGGCTGTTCGTGGTGGATGGCTTTGCCGGGTGGGATGCTCGGTATCGCAAAAAGATCCGCATCATCTGCGAGCGTGCGTATCACGCGTTGTTTATGCAAAACATGTTGATCAGGCCGACACAAAAAGAGCTCGATGAGTTTGGCGAGCCAGAATACGTGATTTTCAACGCGGGACGGTTTCCGGCCAATCGTTTTACCGAGGGCATGACCTCGCAGACAAGTGTCGATCTCAGCTTTGAGCGGGGTGAGGCCGTGATTTTGGGGACGGAGTATGCTGGTGAGATGAAAAAGGGCGTCTTCACGGTCATGAATTACTTCATGCCAAAGCAAGACGTCCTGTCGATGCATTGTTCGGCGAACGAAGGCGAGGGCGGCGACGTGTCTATCTTTTTCGGGCTTTCGGGCACGGGCAAGACCACGTTATCTGCGGATCCGGCGCGTAAACTGATTGGTGACGATGAGCATTGCTGGAGCGAGGATGGCGTCTTTAATATCGAGGGCGGCTGTTACGCAAAGGTTATCGATCTGTCCGAAGAAACGGAGCCAGAGATCTACCGCGCCATTCGGTTCGGCTCGATTCTGGAGAACGTGGTCTTCGATCCGGAAACCCATCGGGTGGACTATACAGACACTTCGATCACCCAGAACACGCGCTGCGCTTATCCTATTGAGTTTATACCCAATGCGAAAATTCCGTGCGTGGGGGGACATCCAACAAATGTGATCTTTCTGACATGTGATGCCTTTAGTGTTCTGCCGCCGGTCAGTCGCTTGACGCCGGCGCAGGCCATGTATCATTTCATGAGCGGCTATACGGCCAAAGTTGCAGGCACCGAGGTGGGCGTCACCGAGCCCGAAGCGACGTTCTCAGCGTGTTTTGGTGCGCCGTTCATGGTGTGGCATCCCGCCAAGTATGCGGAGCTCTTGGCCAAGCGTATTCGCACCCATTCCACGCAGGTGTGGATGGTCAATACGGGATGGTCAGGCGGACCGTATGGTGTGGGAAAACGAATCAGCATCAAACACACCCGGGCCATCATCGATGGGATTCACACAGGCGCGCTGTTGAAGGGGGGGACGAGCGAGGATCCGGTGTTTGGTTTTGCCGTACCGGAGAGCTGTCCGGGGGTTCCGAAGGAAGTGCTACAGCCCAAGAACACCTGGGCGTCCGCAGCCGAGTACGATGCCGCAGCCCAAAGGCTTTCCAGCGCATTTCACAAGAACTTCAAAAAATACGAAGCGGATTCCTCAGCTGAAATTAGGAAAGCAGCGCCGCGCACCTGA
- a CDS encoding FTR1 family protein: MMPRICLHSLAHRPAWGFMWVAFGWFSMVSLCHAQEPVAQQILGIVSYIEGDYRLAVDERSNVLHEAEYQEQKLLLDQAKSLLPSEADDLAGQFRKLSVLIERKAPPNEVQAQCKDIKAALMQRFAINLAPPPPSEWQHAAQLYRNEGCIACHGVSGQADGPQSASLNPSPSNFRDSEIMQDISPLRAYHAITHGVQGTSMVGFSRLSEADRWALARYIVAWRHSARHAERGKTLVIKEPQALPTEESAVYQSDNELTETIARSLSRPTDQRDVIAYIRRSVEFRQGGPDFSLFRAQLVAGQAAYDARAYAKAKAHFIAAYLEGFEPYEAALSLRVPEQVRRVEKAMLELQQLARVPGNQSKLAQATARLKRMVAGFEHTPSSTGTAFWAALLIALREGVEAVLLIAVLLGMAHKRDEPGLVRWIHGGWLSATALGVLTWFVLGDLLSGTTRELAEGIVALAAAVMLLGVTHWMLGQLTAKRWVGFLMRWWEQSSGSISSRAAIFVLSFVSVYREAFEVVLFFKALALDAAGKTQWVWFGALCGLLALAVVALLLRTLSKRLPIRAFMLVSSAMLALLTVILIGKGVRSLQEAGVIGFTAVSWPELPALGLYASFETLAAQGAMAALIVLLAYWPRWRRRRDTPPIGRTLRET, encoded by the coding sequence GTGATGCCACGTATATGCTTGCACTCTTTGGCGCACCGTCCGGCCTGGGGCTTCATGTGGGTTGCGTTCGGATGGTTCTCCATGGTCTCGCTCTGCCATGCACAAGAGCCTGTCGCGCAGCAAATCCTGGGCATTGTTAGCTATATAGAAGGGGACTATCGTCTGGCGGTCGACGAGCGCTCGAACGTGCTCCATGAGGCTGAATATCAAGAGCAAAAACTGCTGCTCGATCAAGCCAAGAGCCTGTTGCCGTCGGAAGCTGATGATCTCGCCGGCCAGTTTCGCAAGCTCTCTGTGCTCATCGAGCGCAAGGCCCCGCCCAACGAGGTGCAAGCGCAATGTAAGGATATCAAAGCGGCATTGATGCAGCGATTTGCCATCAATTTGGCGCCACCTCCCCCAAGCGAATGGCAGCACGCCGCTCAGCTTTATCGGAACGAGGGCTGCATCGCCTGTCACGGCGTTTCAGGCCAAGCCGATGGCCCGCAATCAGCCAGCCTCAACCCGTCGCCGTCCAACTTTCGCGACTCAGAGATCATGCAGGACATCTCTCCTTTGCGCGCCTATCATGCGATCACGCATGGCGTCCAAGGTACGTCCATGGTGGGTTTTTCGCGCCTCAGCGAAGCCGATCGTTGGGCGCTAGCGAGATACATTGTTGCGTGGCGTCATTCCGCCCGACATGCAGAGCGCGGCAAGACGCTTGTTATCAAAGAGCCGCAAGCGTTGCCAACCGAGGAGAGCGCCGTTTACCAAAGCGACAACGAGCTCACTGAAACTATTGCCCGGAGTCTTTCCCGTCCCACTGACCAACGCGATGTCATCGCCTACATACGAAGAAGCGTTGAGTTTCGCCAGGGCGGGCCCGATTTCTCCTTGTTCCGAGCGCAGCTTGTCGCAGGTCAAGCCGCGTATGACGCTCGAGCATATGCGAAAGCCAAGGCCCACTTCATCGCGGCATACTTAGAGGGATTCGAACCTTACGAGGCCGCGTTAAGCCTACGGGTGCCCGAGCAAGTGCGCAGGGTGGAAAAGGCGATGCTCGAGCTTCAGCAGCTCGCTCGCGTTCCAGGGAATCAAAGCAAGTTGGCTCAAGCAACCGCGCGTCTCAAACGGATGGTCGCTGGCTTTGAGCACACCCCTTCGAGCACGGGGACGGCATTTTGGGCCGCACTGCTCATTGCGCTGCGCGAAGGCGTGGAGGCTGTCTTGTTGATAGCCGTATTGCTCGGCATGGCCCACAAGCGCGATGAGCCAGGACTGGTGCGGTGGATTCACGGCGGTTGGTTGAGCGCCACGGCGCTCGGCGTGCTCACGTGGTTTGTCTTAGGAGACCTCCTAAGCGGCACCACCCGAGAGCTCGCGGAGGGCATCGTGGCGCTTGCTGCTGCCGTGATGCTACTCGGTGTCACGCATTGGATGCTTGGCCAACTCACAGCCAAGCGCTGGGTAGGCTTCCTCATGCGGTGGTGGGAGCAATCCTCGGGCAGTATCAGTTCAAGAGCCGCTATTTTCGTACTGTCGTTTGTCTCCGTCTATCGCGAGGCATTTGAAGTCGTGCTTTTCTTCAAAGCGCTGGCGCTCGATGCCGCGGGAAAGACCCAGTGGGTGTGGTTTGGCGCACTCTGCGGTCTCTTGGCGCTGGCCGTGGTGGCTTTGCTATTACGGACGCTCAGCAAGCGATTGCCCATCCGTGCCTTTATGCTGGTATCGAGCGCCATGTTGGCTCTCTTGACCGTGATCCTCATCGGCAAGGGCGTCCGCTCGCTTCAAGAGGCTGGCGTAATAGGCTTTACCGCTGTCTCTTGGCCTGAGCTCCCTGCATTGGGTCTTTACGCAAGTTTTGAAACCCTCGCCGCACAAGGTGCGATGGCGGCGCTTATTGTGCTGCTTGCTTACTGGCCCAGGTGGCGCCGGCGTCGCGACACTCCGCCTATTGGTCGTACGCTTCGAGAAACGTGA